Proteins encoded together in one Hevea brasiliensis isolate MT/VB/25A 57/8 chromosome 16, ASM3005281v1, whole genome shotgun sequence window:
- the LOC131174410 gene encoding probable terpene synthase 8, whose amino-acid sequence MTTQAKSEQDNFRPSANFPSSVWGCSFASLSFQDSEFESLSKEVEIFKEKVKDILMQSTRGLIENIEFIDILCCLGVSYYFENEIEEQLNHTFIALPTFLHENDYDLHVAALLFRILRQHGHKVTCDVFNKFKDNDGRFKKTITNDVKSLLGLYEASFLSVHGEDILDEALAFTKPYLETLAEQASPHLAEHIKNSLVWPIHQSMERLKIHQYISFYEKEESRNETLLKFAELDYNRIQLLYRQELAILSRWSRDLNVMHKYPYTRDRIVEAYVWALGCICEPQFGASRLMIAKYVQMETVLDDTYDAYGTLDELYRFTAAFERCNVDGIDDHLSGYMEYLYKDFLKLFEETENDGNEGSSLKTSYAKEMFKELTRGYIIEAQWAKNGYVPAFDDYVQNGLIVSTCDVLASAFLLGMKDVGIKEMVWIRSNPKIVNSAKLLGTLKNDIAGHEEEQKRGDSPSSVECYMKEFGVSKEKAVKEIDKIFVNAWKDINEELLLQPRRVSKIILKYFLNFGRMSEFLYNFLDFYTNPSSMKDYVTKLLVDPFSI is encoded by the exons ATGACCACTCAAGCCAAAAGTGAGCAAGACAACTTTCGTCCATCGGCAAACTTTCCCTCTAGCGTTTGGGGTTGCTCTTTTGCTTCCCTATCCTTCCAAGATTCG GAGTTTGAATCACTTAGTAAAGAGGTGGAAATATTTAAAGAAAAGGTGAAAGATATATTAATGCAATCCACGAGAGGATTAATCGAAAATATTGAATTTATTGATATATTATGCTGCCTTGGAGTGTCATATTATTTTGAGAATGAAATTGAAGAACAATTAAACCATACTTTCATTGCTCTTCCCACTTTCCTCCATGAAAATGACTATGACCTTCACGTTGCGGCGCTTTTATTTCGGATCTTAAGACAACATGGTCATAAAGTGACTTGTG ACGTTTTTaacaaattcaaagacaatgatggACGGTTCAAGAAAACCATCACCAATGATGTGAAAAGCCTCCTTGGCTTATACGAAGCTAGCTTTCTAAGTGTGCATGGAGAAGATATTTTAGATGAAGCCCTTGCTTTTACAAAGCCATACCTGGAAACTCTAGCTGAGCAGGCAAGCCCCCATCTTGCTGAACATATAAAGAATTCTCTGGTATGGCCAATCCATCAAAGCATGGAAAGACTAAAGATTCACCAATATATATCCTTTTACGAAAAAGAGGAGTCTCGCAATGAAACTCTGCTGAAGTTTGCAGAGTTGGACTACAATCGAATTCAATTATTATATAGACAAGAGCTAGCCATTCTCTCAAG GTGGTCGAGAGACTTGAATGTTATGCACAAGTATCCTTATACAAGAGATAGAATTGTGGAGGCCTATGTATGGGCACTTGGATGCATTTGCGAACCTCAGTTTGGTGCTTCTCGGTTGATGATTGCTAAGTATGTGCAAATGGAGACAGTGCTAGATGACACATACGACGCATATGGAACACTGGATGAGCTCTATCGTTTTACAGCTGCATTTGAAAG GTGCAATGTTGATGGTATTGATGATCACCTATCTGGGTACATGGAATATCTTTACAAGGATTTTTTGAAACTTTTTGAAGAGACGGAGAATGATGGCAATGAAGGAAGCTCTTTGAAAACCTCTTATGCCAAGGAGATG TTTAAAGAACTGACAAGAGGCTACATAATTGAGGCACAGTGGGCAAAAAATGGGTATGTGCCAGCATTCGATGATTATGTACAGAATGGATTAATCGTAAGCACTTGTGATGTCCTTGCTTCAGCATTCCTCCTCGGAATGAAGGATGTAGGGATTAAGGAAATGGTATGGATACGAAGTAACCCAAAAATTGTTAACTCTGCCAAGTTACTTGGAACTTTGAAGAATGACATAGCAGGCCACGAG gaGGAGCAAAAGCGGGGAGACTCTCCTTCAAGTGTGGAGTGCTACATGAAGGAATTTGGTGTGTCAAAAGAGAAGGCTGTTAAAGAGATTGATAAAATATTTGTAAATGCATGGAAGGACATAAATGAGGAACTACTTCTTCAGCCAAGACGTGTTTCAAAGATTATTCTCAAGTATTTTCTCAACTTTGGACGCATGTCAGAATTTCTGTACAACTTCCTTGATTTCTACACCAACCCATCAAGTATGAAAGATTATGTCACAAAATTATTGGTTGATCCATTTTCAATATAA